The genomic window GCACCACTCCTAAAATGGTACAAAGAAATAATCCATGATGAAAAGCAGAGCGAATTTTAGTGTCATTTTTCTCAGCATCACCTTCTGCAACAATTGGCGTAATAGCTGTAGAAAACCCAATCCCTAAAGACATGGCGATAAAAATCATACTATTTCCAAGCGAAACCGCCGCTAGTTCTGTGCTTCCTATTTTACCAACCATTATATTATCGACAATACCAATTAAGGTATGTCCGACCATTCCTAAAATAACAGGATATGCCAGTCTTAAATTATACGAAAACTCTTTAGTGTACTGCTTTAAATTCACTTCTATTCTATTTTGTGCGCAAAGATAGTCAGAAGCTTCGAATTCTATCCTATCTATAAAAATATATCCCAATTTTAAGACAAAAATAAGATGAACTAAATATTATGTAACGATTTTTAAAAATTGTATAACAAACTCCAAATGGCTTGCATATAATTTTACATCATAGAAATTTCAAAAATATAAGCCATGAAAAAATTACAGATGTTATGCCTAGCTGCTTTCACATTTTTATTCGCCAACACCACATTTGCTCAAGAGACAGAAGCAACAAATTACGATCAAGGTTTTAGATTAGGTTTTGGCTTAAATGGGGGATTGCCAACCGACAATGATTACGACTGGTCTCTTGGGGGAGATGTTCGTTTACAGTATGATCTTTCCAAAAAAACATCGTTGACCTTAACAACAGGTTTTACGAATTTATTTATGGGAAAAGACGATCTTGGAAATGACATAAAAGATCTTGGATTTATTCCGGCCAAAGCAGGTTTTAAAGCTTTTGTCTTAAAAGATCAATTTTATGTTTTAGGAGAACTGGGTGCTGGTTTTGCTGTAACAAATGGGTACAATCAAACCACATTTTTATGGGCTCCAGGAATTGGTTATGCCAACAAATACATTGATTTAAGTGTTCGTTACGAAGATTATCATGATTTTAGAACCAATCAGGTAGCATTGCGTGTTGCTTATGGTTTTCAACTCTAAAAAATAGGTTTAATTTATTATTTTGTTTTTGGTAAAAACCCGATAGTCTAAATAGTCTGTCGGGTTTTTTATTTTATACCATTGGTCAAAAGAAAAGTGCTAGTAGTCAAATGATTTTTTGGGATTGATTTAGAACGCGGTAATTCGCAGAAAAATTAATCAAATCATGAACAAAACAGTTTTTTATCTTTCGCAGCTTTTTCTTTTTTTACTGGCTACCCTTGCTGCACGCTCACAATCTGGAATTTCAGGTGAATTCAAGGTCGATTATGTCCCTTTTTCTAAATATGTACGACCAATGGACAGCACAAAAACAAATGCCGAAAGCAATTTTAAAAGAGCGCAATTGGCTTTTGAAGTTCCGCTATCTTTAAAAATGGACAAATACGATCATCCAAAACTCTGGTCAGTATTTTTTAGTGGCAGTTATGCCAAAATGGAAAACAGAAACTATAATATTCAAGATCTTCCCGCAGCATTTCAAGGCGGATTTCCAGATGAATTGCTCAATACACAAATTGGAATCAAGCATTTGCGTTCCATTTCTTCTTCGTGGTCGCTGTTAATAATGGCTTCTGTAGGCGTTTATACAGATATGGTTGAAATTAATAAAGACGATGTCCTGCTTCAAGGTGGAATTCTTTTTATCAAACAATTTAATCCTAAACTGGCTTTGGGTGCAGGTCCAGTTCTGACTAATAGTTTTGGTGTACCGATGGTTCTTCCTGGAATTTATTTTAACTGGGAATCTACAGGAGCTTTACATTTTAAAGTTGCTTTTCCAGAAGGTGTAGAAATTGGCTATCGAATGTCTGATACTTTTGACTTAAAAGCAGTAGCCGAAATAAGCGGAATGACAGCTGAAACCAAAATTGGAAATAAATCTACACTACTTGGATATCAGCAAATAATTGCAGGCTTAAGACCTCAGATGAAATTTGGAAAGCATTGGATTTTAGAACCAACTGGAGGAACTACTCTTCTTCGTAGTTTTTCGACAACAAACCGAAAAATTAAAGAAATTTTCAAGGAAAAAGATATTGCCGATCCAAGATTCACCACTACGTTTTATGGAGCAATAGCGCTGAAATGGAAATTCTAGAGCTACCTGCTTAATAAGTTTTTATAGACTACCTCTTTCAATAATTCCTCACGGCGAGTTCTTGAAATAGGTAGTTCTTGTCCTTTTATAAATAAACGTCCGCCAGAAATAGAATCTATATGCGTAACATTTACGAGAAATGATTTATGGATTCGAAAGAAAATTTCTTTGGGAAGTGTTTCTTCTAATGAAATCATCGTTTGATGAATAATCAGCACTTTATCTTTAAAATGAAGCTTTGCATAATTTTGCATTCCTTCGATATACAAAATATCTATCCAAGAAATTTTCTGAAATCCTTCTTCCTGACGCACATATAAAAACGGATCCAATTGATTTTGCTTCGGAGAGTTAATCATCTGATGCCATTGCTTAGCTTTTAAAGAAGCTTGATAAAATCGTTGAAACGTAATAGGTTTTAATAAATAATCTACCACCTGCAAACGATATCCATCTAAAGCATGTTCTGAATAAGCGGTT from Flavobacterium sp. KACC 22763 includes these protein-coding regions:
- a CDS encoding DUF6268 family outer membrane beta-barrel protein; its protein translation is MNKTVFYLSQLFLFLLATLAARSQSGISGEFKVDYVPFSKYVRPMDSTKTNAESNFKRAQLAFEVPLSLKMDKYDHPKLWSVFFSGSYAKMENRNYNIQDLPAAFQGGFPDELLNTQIGIKHLRSISSSWSLLIMASVGVYTDMVEINKDDVLLQGGILFIKQFNPKLALGAGPVLTNSFGVPMVLPGIYFNWESTGALHFKVAFPEGVEIGYRMSDTFDLKAVAEISGMTAETKIGNKSTLLGYQQIIAGLRPQMKFGKHWILEPTGGTTLLRSFSTTNRKIKEIFKEKDIADPRFTTTFYGAIALKWKF
- a CDS encoding LytR/AlgR family response regulator transcription factor, which codes for MKMKCLIIDDEPIARNGIADFVSKIDFLETIGTCASALEATSFLQEKQIDLMFLDINMPYLTGLEFLESLENPPLVIFTTAYSEHALDGYRLQVVDYLLKPITFQRFYQASLKAKQWHQMINSPKQNQLDPFLYVRQEEGFQKISWIDILYIEGMQNYAKLHFKDKVLIIHQTMISLEETLPKEIFFRIHKSFLVNVTHIDSISGGRLFIKGQELPISRTRREELLKEVVYKNLLSR